From the genome of Molothrus aeneus isolate 106 chromosome 12, BPBGC_Maene_1.0, whole genome shotgun sequence:
CTGAGTACTTTTCTTAGGTGAGAACGTGCCAAGAGTGCACAAAGTGTTCCCAGAATAACCATGCCAGAGCCATTGCTGCTTGTACCCGGTGCCTGCCCACAGGCACCCGGATGCATCATGCTATTTCAGTGTCAGAGCCTGCTAGACTCTTGTTGAATTTGTTACGTGCCAGCCAGCTCTGTGGGGCCCAGCAGAATGTATGGCTGAGCAAGAAGCAACTGTCGTCCTGGGGAGTGCACGGTGTAAATACAGTGATTCAAGTTAGGCATGTGTGGTCAGGCCTGGTTGGTTCACAGGGAGAGTGAATATAGAACTAGTTTTGACTCATTTCTTTTGAGCACCATAGAAGACATAAGTGTGAGCAGAGGATGTGGATGTGCGGGGAGGTGCTTGTTAAATTCCAGCCTGGGACCAGTGCTAAGCACTGAATGAACTGTGGGTAGGCTGGTAAGCATGAAAGCAGAGAAGGATGATAGGCCAAATTGCAGAAGGGTGGAGTCATGTGATGCCTTGTGGTTAAAGAAGGGTTTCAAGACTCATGAGTCAAAGGGAAAGGAACTGGGGAGAATAAAACAGAAGAGATGTTGCAGTTGGGTCAGAGGACTAAATATAGCAGCCACATTGGAAGGATATGAGTGTCCCATTCCTAGTCATCATTGTTCTCTGTCAGTGAATGGGTGAAGTGCAGCCTGTTAGACACTCTTCAGCCTTCCTGGCATGGAACTGTTTCCTGtctgtatttccattttctccaaATCCAAAGGAGAAATAATGGAAATGCTTTCCCTGTTTGGCGTTTGCTATGAccatttttcaggattttgcaTTCGTCCCTGGAATGCTCGTGGATTGCaaagagggcagggcagggagtgctACTGCTCTTTATGAAATTTCCATTTATGTTCCATCCCTGCTTGTAGCCTGCATTGTGTGAGTAACTTTTGGGGGAGTTCAGCATGAGCTGAGTAGGAGTGTGTCAGAGATctgcagtgatttttaaaataaacttcctTATGCCAGTTCTTACCTGGCCTGCTGAAAAATTTTGTTGACTTGTTCCATGAGAAAACAATTTGAGGAGGAATTCTTCCCAAGAGTTCAATAATACGAGCAACATGATCTagatggagggagggaagacAAATTTAGATACAGACTGTGACACTTCTGTCAGTGAAATGAATAAAACTCATGGAGTCCTACCATCATCTCTGGAGAAGTATTTTCCAGGTTGAGGATCAAATAGACACTCTCCAGTTGCCATTTCAAAAGCCTAGAAATGGAGTAGCACTGTTAATTCACTAATTGTATTGGAGTTTTCCTTGCCCAGTAACTGATATTGCCCTCTTTATCACACAAAACTGATCCTAAAACGTGGAAATATTCTCACTGGCTTGATCTGTACCACAGAGAAACAACACCTTTAGCTCCATCAGGATGaaaagcagcctgtgcctgatgCAGGCAAGAGTCTGAGCTAATCTTCATGGAGTGTGAATTGCCTTCGAGCTTAAACTAAATTAGGAGTGGGTTGTACCAGCAGCAGACTTTTGCCCTAAAGTGAGTGAGTGCCAGCAGCCCCTTCTGCCTTCTCAGAGAGGAAGCTTTCTGTACAAGGACAGGTGGATGCTAAGGACATGCTGCCCTGGCCAGGTCAggtctgtcccctcccctgcaggCAGTGTTGTCCCAGTCCTACCAGGCAGGCTGTGCTCCAGATATCCGCAGGGGTGCCATAGTCTAATCCAAGGAGCACTTCCAGGGCCCGGTACGGCTGGGTCTGTATCTCCTTGGAAAAAGGCTTGTactaaaacagaaacaaactcCTTAAACCAGTCACAGCAACACTGGGGACACAAGCTTCttgtgcagtgacaggacattggggacacaaaTGAATGTGTGttctcagctctgtgcagggcacagccagcacattCCTGGCCCCACTGACACCAGTGGGAATCTACCTCCCACCATTTCACACTGAACATAATTATACATTTCTAATTGTAGGGACTAACTGCAAGCTGGAGAAACATCCAAAACTGACAGTGGCTCAGGGAAGACCGTGCACGGCTTGGAGCTGAGAGTGGCAAAACACCCCCCAATATCAGCATCTCTGAAATAGCTGTTCAGCTGTaaagggacagacagacacacagtgTGGGATGGAAAGAAGCACAGAGCATCCCACAGTGTCATGGGATTGAGACTTGGAGCAGACTCACTGTCCAGCATGCGCTTCCTAGATCTGCAATTTTCACCTCCATGCTCATTAAATCAGATTCCTCCAACTGATTGCCAAGATCACCTCCTAGATGGAAATGACAAAGAGAAATCAGGTCTTTCCAAACCAGCAGGTACACACCACTCACCACAGGAGGGGTATGTCTGCCTTCCCTTAACTAAAAGCTCCTAAATACTTTGTATCATAAATGCCACCCCTCTTTTTTGAAGGAACACAAAAAAAGAGCTGGTATACAGTAAAAATGAGAGAATTGGAGAACAGTAGCTTGGAGTGGAACAGTGTGACCATATGCTCCCGTCCTGCTGTAGGGTTCCTCTAGCACCAAGGTTAAATTACTGTGGGCCCAGAGGAGAGCACCAGTCAGAACCAAAACAGCTGTAATTTCTCCTCAGCCTTCAGCAACCCTGGCTGTCACAGGCCTTGGACACAGCCTGCTTGGCAAGCAACGTGGAGGTTATGCTTCCATATGATCCCAGAAAAAGGTAATTCCTGGCTTAGTGTCTTACAGTGAGCTGTCAGCCTATGCTTAACATTGTGCTTTTCTGCTCCAAGCAAAAGACTCGGTCACTAATTTAGCATTCCCTGATTGCCCCAGAGTTTGAGAGACAAAACAACACTGTCATGGGAGAAATGCTCACAGGAGAACCTAGTGCAAGGATAATATGAAAGGTCTCACTGCTGGGAGATGAGATAATCTCTCGTGAAACTCTCCAGCCCTACATCTTATTCAATTTTCACACCATTCTGTGCACATAAATTATGTCTCAGAAAGCCTTGAAGATTAGCAGCACATACAAGTCTCCCACAAACCTCAGAAATGAGGGAAATAAAGAGCAGGAGTGTCATACAGCTTTCTGATCAAGCCTTTTTGTATGTAAACCTTTCAGCAGCTGAAAACATCAGACACAGGGAACTGTCCCGTACCTAAAGCCTTGAGAGTGAGCTCTGAGGTTGTGGTGGGGCTGTCAACAGATCAAGATATCTGGGACCTGTAGTTGTCCTTCACACAAACCCACCACACTTCTGTAGGTGCCTTGAGCCCAGCCTGGTGTTTGTGttaaggagagaaaggagaggcctTTCAGCACCATCAGCTGCCTATAATGTTTTATACTGGCTGTCATGTTTTGTACTGGCTGTTGTAGGAGATGTGAACCTTTCCTAAGGCATCTGTACCTGCTGCCTCTCATTTCTCTCCTGCCAATAAACACCtaagtctgtttttttttttttgttaaaaaagcCCTGGAGTGCTCACCTGCTCCCTCTAGCCTCCCTCCTGTTCCGTGGTCGCAGTGGAGTGTAGCCAGGAGAAGCCTTTGGAGCCTTTTGCTGTGCCCACAGAGCAGGATGTTCTCCGGTTTGATGTCTGCGTGGATGATGCGGCAGCACTTGTGCAGGAagtgcagccctgccagcacctggCCAATGAGGCAGCACTGTcacaccagccctggcagggtccccactgcctctcctgccccagctctctccCCCCAGAGTGGGCAGGCGCAGCGGGGGTGCAGGTCAGGGACAGTCTGGGCACCGGTGGTAACTCCTGGCAATAAATGGTTCCTGTTGGGGTGGACTATGGGAGCAGGCACAAGGGTTTCATCACCCCACACaacagcagagccccaggagcaaGTGGAGGCCTGGACAGCCCAGTGAGGAAAGGGCTGTTTGGGGTGACACACAGCAAGAGGCAGCGTGACAATCCACAGATACCAGCACAGATgggccagcccagggaggtgggaggagggagggggctATGAGGAGGCTATTATGATTACAAAGCTGAACTTTCTCCTGAAAAAACATTCTTGTTTGTATGGCTGTTGTGTCCTGGGACCTCTGTGTCTTGCCACTGATTATAACCAGCCCCCAACTTCCATTTGAATGACAGTGACATGTAAAGGGACTGGTGTCAATGACAGGCATGAGAGGGTGTCCCATCAtacaaggaaagaagaagacACAGGATAACACAGACAGGAAGGGGAGAGACCATGAGTGAGTGCAGAGAGAGGATTTCAGGGCCCTGCAGGAGAGCCATGTAGGGAAAGAACAGCTTGTgatgcagcagggagagcctggCCTGTCACAGGGGAAAGATAAACAACACCTACCAGAGATGAACACTCATTATCAGAAATCAATAACAGAGAAAAGGCTATGGGGAGatttaggtttgttttttaacactCTGGTCAGTCATAAAGGACTGGTAAATATTCTCTGTATTATCAAATTCTATTCTGGGATGAACACCAGCCCCAGGGAAATATCAGCCTTAAATGGTAACTGTGAAATGTGGGGAAAGATTTAAATAACTAAACTGGAATGAATCAGAAGTAAATACTGCCCTGGTGCTGATCTGAAGGGGGAAAACAGAACTGAGATTTTACAATTAAAGCAGATAATGTATGAAGCAAAAGCCTGAGTATGAAAGGGAGCATAGAAGTAATGTCACTACCTTTTTGTGTAACTTACTCAGGTGTCAGTGGAGCTTCTTTAGAGGAAGGAGAGGCTACTACAGAAAATAGGATGAAGGAGGaagcaattttctttcttagtaTCCCTAGAAGGGCACAGGAATCAGGGTAGCAAATCTTCATCTTGGCAAGTGTGCAGACTTCTGATGAATCTCAGCACGAGAggcaaaaagtaattttaactATTCTGAGGCCTCACTCAGGTTTCCCATTCCTtaagcagagccagccctgaagaaattaatttttcaccaTCTTTTAAATAGGAACAACACATCCTTACAGGGGATGAAGGAAAAgttggctctgcacagggaaacCTCAGCATGGAAAGAGAACCAGCTGACCAAATCAGCAATTTAGAAATTCATGTAAAGATGGAAGGGAGACCTTGAGCAGCCTTCAGTGGTACCATGCAAAAGCTGCTGGGACTGACAGTGCTACCCACGGCTGGATGCCAAGGCAAATGCCAGCAGTCTGGCATTACTGCCAGAGGGgacttctctgggcagcaggagggcagagaTGGTTTGCCCACAAGAAGTAGAACTATGGCAGCCTGTTTGTCCCCTGCTACTTCTACAAGCAGCAGAGAACCTAATGATTACTGAGCTGATGGGAACAGAAGTTCCAGCCCTGACTCCCTGGTGTACATCTGCAGGCTTTTGGCACTTTGTGGCCCTGACTGCTTCCCAAACCTGAGGAGGCTGCAGGCTTGGGCAGTAACACCCAAGTCCTTCCCCTTAGGAGAAAGACTGTGGCATGTCCCACAGCCAACAACCCCTTGGCACCCTTGCCTGATTGCAGCTGAATTCTCACCTGCTGTAAAGACTTTTTCACAAAAGGCAAGGGCAGTCCCTGGGCTGTGTAGTTTCCCATCAGACATCGAATGGAAGGACCCAGCACCTCAAACACCAGGCAAGCATGTGGGAAAGAGTTAGGGATTCACTAACAAGGAAAGGTGTTACCACCAACCCTTTGCCTTTCACCAAAGCAACCAAATGCCTCCTGGTTCAGCctctcccctccagccctgggccagctgcagccctgctcatcCTCCTCATGGCAGCGCAGCACTCAGGTTTACACCATCCTGTGGCTCTCCAAGGCAAGCCCAGGCTTTGCTGGCCCAGAAAAGCACTCTCCACAGAAGGATATGGAAACCATTCTCTCCAATCATTCTGAAGTCATCTAACAAACAGACGATGTTTTCTCCTGCCaggtccttcttcttcatgcaGCTTACCTGAGGGGGAGAATTCCAAGAAAGCTGCAATCAGAGACATATATGTGCACAAGGACACTTTGCACCTGTTTTATCCTGTCTGACAGACTTTCTCTTCTAGCACTTTGTGATAAATCCCATGAAAACAACATCAGGAAAACCAGGAATGAGTTTCTGCATGTTTTGTCTTGCTCTTGACCAGGTGGGACCATCACAAGGTCACAAGGAGGTGCTCTCCCAGGGGGCTTGCTTTCCCAGAACACTTATCCTGGTACAGCAATTCAtgctggttttttcccctcttcatgGCCACAACTGCCAGGGTTTTGGTTGGATCTGGCTCATTTTGCAGATGCCAGATCCACCTGCATCGGTGCCAGAAGGTTTGTTCTGGCACAACAGAAGTGAGCAGCCCTGGAAGCAGAGACCAGATCATCTCTTccggcagctctgcaggcaccaAGCCCCACTGCTGGTGGGAACAAGCCTTGGGAAACAGCTGTATGCTGCTGAATGGGCAGGCATGTCTCTCAGAATTAATAATAAATCAGGGGTAAGCCTCACTCTCTACACAGGGTTGTGCTGATGTGTGGAAAAGCAGCCCTCTGATTACATTAAATTAGTGCCACTTGGTACTTCCTCTTGCATCACTGCATCTGGCTCATCTCCTTTTAGATAGGGCCTACAGATTTACAGGTGTTAACTAAATCTTTCTCAAACCTGTTAGAGAAAGGCCacagtaatttaaaatgcagaatttaatAGCTTTTACTCATCTGAAGCTGATGTAACTTTGTATTTGAACAAACTTGAAGAATTGTAACCACAAGCTTTCAAGAACTAGCAGTTCAAGCCAACTTCAAAGGCAACTTGCTACAACCCAGATATAGGCATCTAATTATCACCTCCATTAGCAGAGGCCAGAAGAAGCTTTCTGACTTCAGATGTTTATTGTGTTTTGGTACATagtatctttttcttttgcagataTTTCCTTTTACTTCAGTATCAGTGTTGTGGTACAGCAATGTCCCCTGAGTGATGTTCCTCTGTGAATGATACAGGTATAGAAGACATGCTCCCATCTCCTGCTTAAGGTCATTACCACTTTCTTCTGTTGATTATCCACCTTATCATTCTGCAGATTCCTCCTTTTTGCTGGATTTCTGTCTCACCTAAAAGAAATGGGCTGACAGGGCAAGTGGGACATTTCCCAGTATGatgcagaaaggagaaaaatgcctGTTTCAGAAACCAGTGATTTCTATTAATTTCccagcttttggggtttttttcctattccccACCTAGCTCCTTGGACTGAGacctgcaggcagaggggatGATGAGGCTGACACTCAAACCTGGACTCAGTGGCCACCggctggagcacagcacagacccACAGAATACACTTACACAGCGGAGGAAAGCAACCTCATCCTGGGCATTCTCAGCAAAGCCTTCCCTGCTTTTCAGAACCTTCACA
Proteins encoded in this window:
- the LOC136561570 gene encoding SRSF protein kinase 3-like, which produces MEEQVQQEMPSAQHTGGHYPMQEGEMFNTRYQVLHKLGCGAFATVWLCQDMRRKKQVAVKVLKSREGFAENAQDEVAFLRCVSCMKKKDLAGENIVCLLDDFRMIGENGFHACLVFEVLGPSIRCLMGNYTAQGLPLPFVKKSLQQVLAGLHFLHKCCRIIHADIKPENILLCGHSKRLQRLLLATLHCDHGTGGRLEGAGGDLGNQLEESDLMSMEVKIADLGSACWTYKPFSKEIQTQPYRALEVLLGLDYGTPADIWSTACLAFEMATGECLFDPQPGKYFSRDDDHVARIIELLGRIPPQIVFSWNKSTKFFSRPGALLRLSRLFPRSLPGILADRHGWTPQDAAAFAAFLLPALHYAPERRASAAQSLRHAWITAP